The region TAGAGGTGGCGGCGGAAGTCGCCAAGGATTACCCTGACATTACCTGGGAAGGGTGGTACATCGACATCATGACTGCCAAGTTGGTGGATCCGAAGCGGCGGACGCAGTTCCGGGTCATTGTGCTGCAGAACCTGTACGGGGACATCCTGACCGACGAGGCGGCCGAGTTTCAGGGTGGTGTGGGCACTGCGGGGAGTGCCAACATCGGCAAGCGGTACGCGATGTTCGAGGCCATCCACGGGTCTGCCCCGCGCATGATCAAAGAAGGGCGGGGCAAGTACGCCGACCCGTGCAGCATGATTCGCGCCGGTGCCATGCTGCTGCGCCACATCGGCTTCCCCGACAAGGCCGAGCGCCTGGAAATGGCCCTGGACATCTGCGGGCAGTTCGAAAAGCGACTCGTGATAACCGGCAGGGACACCGGTGCAACTGGGCGCGAGTTCACGGACTACCTCCTCGAGACTGTGCGTGACCGCACGTTGCGCGAAAGGTGGGAGGCCTACACCCGGGCGTGAGCGGCCCGTTTTCTCCATAGCGAAAAATGATAGTGTGGAGCCCAGCATTGACGCCGCCCGCGTGTACAGGAGCAGGCGGCGTCTGTGCAGGTGGGGTGTCTGATCGCCCCAGGTGGCGATTGGTATCCTGCTGCGGCGCACCGTAAGCAGGCGGGAGGTGTTCTGCCTGCCCGCAGCGCTTGTCGCGGCCCCGATGGTCCGATGTGGGCTTGTCTGTCTCCTTTCCCACCGGCGCAGATATTTATGCCTTGACAAGCCGGGGGGTGTTTTGTATATTTGGCCGTCCTTTTTGGTTTTGGAGGAGGGTTCCTTGCGCTCGCTATTAGTGGGCATCACTTTGGCTTGGGAAGGTAGTCTATGAACATCATGCCTCGGAATGAGCAGTTTTTCGAGATGTTCACCCAGGCGGCGGCGAACATCCAAGAGGCGGCAACGTTGCTGGTGCAGATGATCGAATCGGGCGAGGATGCGGAACGCTATGGCCGGCTCATCAAGGAGCTGGAGCATAAGGGCGATAAGCTCACGCACGAGATCATCAACAAGTTGAACCGGACCTTCGTGACGCCTTTTGACCGAGAGGACATTTACGCGCTTTGTCGTGCGTTGGACGACGTGATCGACCTCATCGACTCGGCGGCAGACCGCATCTATCTCTTCGAGCTGACCAAGCCTGGTGAGGATGCGGTGCGTCTGGCGCAGATCATCGCCGAGGCATCCGCCGAAATCGTGCGGGGTGTGGCGTTGCTACGACACCCAGCGCAGATGTGCGTACATTGCGTGGAGATTAACCGGCTGGAAAACGAGGGGGACAGGGTTTTTCGTCACGGATTGGCCAAGCTTTTCCGCAACTGCTGTGAACCCATGGAGCTCATTAAGCTTAAAGACCTGTATCATGACCTGGAACTTGCCACTGACCGATGTGAGGACGTGGCCAATGTCTTGGAGGCGATCTCGGTGAAAAACCTGTGAGCGGATGGATGAACCCTTTCGATGGCATCACCTTCGTAGTCATTGTGGTGGCCCTGGCTTGGACGTACGATTTTTTCAACGGCATGAACGACGCTGCCAACGCCATTGCCACCACCGTCTCCACCCGGGCCTTATCTCCCTCCCAGGCAATTGCGTTGGCGCGCACGATGAACGTGGTGGGCGCGTTCGTGAGCACGGCGGTAGCCAAAACGGTCGGCAAAGGTATAGTCGATCCTGCGGTGATGGACCAGGTAGTAGTCATCTCTTCCCTGGTGGGGGCTTGCGTCTGGGCTGCTGCTTGTACATTCACGGGCATCCCCATAAGTATTACCCACTCATTGGTAGGGGGACTGGTGGGTGCGGCCATTGCAGCCCACGGGTTCGGCGTCGTGAAAGTGGCTGGGATGAAGAAGGTCGTAGTGGCCATGGTTCTTTCTCCCACCCTTGGGTTCGTCGGAGGGTTCATTCTTCTCGTGATTGTCTACTGGGCAGTTAAGGACTTTGCGCCCACGAAGGTCAACAAGTTTTTCAGGTTTGGCCAAATTGCTTCAGCGTCATTTATGGCGCTAACTCACGGCACCAACGATACGCAGAATGCCATGGGGATTATCACTGCCGCCCTATTGGTAGGCGGATTCATTAAGGATTTTCATGTGCCTGCTTGGGTCATTGTCGGGTCGGCTCTGTTCATGGGCTTTGGTACCTCGGTTGGGGGCTGGCGGGTCATAAGGACCATGGGGATGAGGATGGTGAAACTCCGGCCGGTGCACGGCTTTACCGCCGAGTTCTCTGCAGGGGTCGTCATCCTGGTGGCGAGCCTCCTGGGAGCACCCATCAGCACCACGCACGTCATCTCCACGGCCATTATGGGGGTTGGCGCAACACATCGCCTGTCAGCGGTACGCTGGGGCGTGGCTTTCCACATCGTGGTCACCTGGATCCTCACCATCCCGGGGGCGGCCTTGGTGGGGGCTGGGACGTTCGAGCTGCTCAAATTGATCCTCTGAGCGCCGCGGGCGCCACTTTCCGCAGGGGGTGAAAGGTCGTTGGAGCGCGGGACCTACCCCCACGGGGCCAGAACGCGGCACACGCGCCGTGTTGGTCCTTGTGCTCGCGAGGCGCGAAAAGTGCTTGACCGGCCGTCTGGCATTTCGTAAATTCTTTCCAACACCGGGCTATGCCTCGGCGCAGGCGCAGCTTGTGCGCATGAGCTCCTCGTCCGATCTTCCCAGCGACCAAGGCATCGGCCCTTGACACTCCTCGATGTGCACCACCGATGCGGTCGGGTCGTGTCGCATCGGGGCTTTGGCTTTGAACCAAGATGCGGAGGCTACCATGAAGAAGAACATGGGCTCGGTGGATCGGGCGGTACGCATCGTCGCTGCTCTGGTGGTCGCATTGCTCTACATACTCAATATCATCTCAGGGACTTTGGCCATTATCCTCGGCGTCGTGGCAGTGGTGTTTGTTCTGACCAGTTTTGCCGGCTTTTGCCCACTGTACGTCCCGTTCAAGATCTCTACCCTGTGTAAGAAGGAGCAGGATGCTGCTGGCCAGAGTCAGTGAAGAGATCTTTCTCATGTGGGAGCCCGGGACGTCTTTCCGGGTACTCCGTTGTTCGCACGGAGGAGCCTGTGGAAATCGACATTGGCAAGACCATCCGGATCAGTGATTTCGTCCATGCCGCGGACGGGCGCGCGCTTCTGCTCGACACGACCCTGCCCGGGAGCATTGGGGCAGTTCCCGGCCTCG is a window of candidate division KSB1 bacterium DNA encoding:
- a CDS encoding DUF47 family protein, with translation MNIMPRNEQFFEMFTQAAANIQEAATLLVQMIESGEDAERYGRLIKELEHKGDKLTHEIINKLNRTFVTPFDREDIYALCRALDDVIDLIDSAADRIYLFELTKPGEDAVRLAQIIAEASAEIVRGVALLRHPAQMCVHCVEINRLENEGDRVFRHGLAKLFRNCCEPMELIKLKDLYHDLELATDRCEDVANVLEAISVKNL
- a CDS encoding inorganic phosphate transporter; translation: MNPFDGITFVVIVVALAWTYDFFNGMNDAANAIATTVSTRALSPSQAIALARTMNVVGAFVSTAVAKTVGKGIVDPAVMDQVVVISSLVGACVWAAACTFTGIPISITHSLVGGLVGAAIAAHGFGVVKVAGMKKVVVAMVLSPTLGFVGGFILLVIVYWAVKDFAPTKVNKFFRFGQIASASFMALTHGTNDTQNAMGIITAALLVGGFIKDFHVPAWVIVGSALFMGFGTSVGGWRVIRTMGMRMVKLRPVHGFTAEFSAGVVILVASLLGAPISTTHVISTAIMGVGATHRLSAVRWGVAFHIVVTWILTIPGAALVGAGTFELLKLIL
- a CDS encoding DUF2892 domain-containing protein encodes the protein MKKNMGSVDRAVRIVAALVVALLYILNIISGTLAIILGVVAVVFVLTSFAGFCPLYVPFKISTLCKKEQDAAGQSQ